A portion of the Myxococcota bacterium genome contains these proteins:
- a CDS encoding LysM peptidoglycan-binding domain-containing M23 family metallopeptidase → MTQPQATPQEQRVMVPHTVAPGETLWRISKRYGTTVPAIMAANGIDDVRSVPTGARLLIPTTASVGAGAGGEGGRRGAAKTYASRDPRGHSGGAPQFAWPVNGEIISRFGMRHGEHHEGIDIRAAKGTPVHAAEAGRVIHADATLAGYGKMIVIKHSGRLYTVYAHNSKLLVEVGQFVEKGEEIALVGETGNATTPHLHFEIRNNNTPRDPLEYLQ, encoded by the coding sequence GTGACCCAGCCGCAGGCCACGCCGCAGGAGCAGCGCGTGATGGTTCCGCACACGGTCGCGCCCGGCGAGACGCTGTGGCGCATCTCGAAGCGCTACGGCACGACCGTGCCCGCGATCATGGCCGCGAACGGCATCGACGACGTGCGCAGCGTGCCGACGGGCGCGCGTCTCTTGATCCCGACCACGGCCAGCGTCGGGGCCGGGGCCGGCGGCGAGGGCGGCCGGCGCGGCGCGGCGAAGACCTACGCGTCGCGTGACCCGCGCGGTCACTCGGGCGGTGCGCCGCAGTTCGCGTGGCCCGTGAACGGCGAGATCATCAGCCGCTTCGGCATGCGCCACGGTGAGCACCACGAGGGCATCGACATCCGCGCCGCCAAGGGCACGCCCGTGCACGCGGCCGAGGCGGGCCGTGTGATCCACGCCGACGCCACACTCGCGGGCTACGGCAAGATGATCGTGATCAAGCACTCGGGCCGGCTCTACACCGTGTACGCTCACAACTCGAAGCTGCTCGTCGAGGTGGGTCAGTTCGTCGAGAAGGGCGAGGAGATCGCCCTGGTGGGCGAGACGGGCAACGCGACCACGCCGCACCTGCACTTCGAGATCCGCAACAACAACACGCCGCGCGACCCGCTGGAGTACCTGCAATGA
- a CDS encoding DUF5615 family PIN-like protein, whose product MAIDEDWFPVTKETIRGRSVARRRVRFLADAGVPDPLVDEVRDAGVSIVKLGPELRNREDNHVLQIAQRLGRVLLTMDRDFWDDHKYPVHLIRNGVLYVAEAPGSLGRTGSALSLAYFAFAKHLPLGLWREMKVRATVDQFE is encoded by the coding sequence ATGGCCATCGACGAGGACTGGTTTCCTGTCACCAAGGAGACCATCCGGGGTAGAAGCGTCGCGCGGAGGCGGGTCAGGTTTCTTGCGGATGCCGGAGTTCCGGACCCTCTCGTCGACGAAGTTCGGGATGCCGGTGTCTCTATCGTCAAGCTGGGACCCGAACTCCGCAACCGCGAGGACAATCACGTCCTCCAGATTGCGCAGCGGCTGGGTCGGGTCCTGCTGACGATGGACCGAGACTTCTGGGATGACCACAAGTATCCGGTTCACCTCATCAGAAACGGAGTGCTCTACGTGGCTGAGGCTCCAGGGAGCCTCGGTCGCACCGGGAGTGCACTAAGCCTTGCCTACTTCGCGTTCGCCAAGCATCTCCCACTCGGACTTTGGCGAGAGATGAAGGTACGGGCGACGGTCGATCAGTTTGAGG
- a CDS encoding DedA family protein codes for MLERVIDWIVHTVDQWGYTGLVIMMAVESTILPFPSELALIPAGYLAAQGKMDPVLATVSGAVGSLLGASINYFVSLYFGRPVLERIGAYVRVTPDKFDAADRYFARHGEITTFIGRLIPGIRHFISIPAGVARMNYARFALYTTLGAGLWSSVLVGIGYWVGNNEALWRPMLHKATLWLFGGMVVLVAIYVWRHRRQQAAD; via the coding sequence GTGCTCGAGCGGGTCATCGACTGGATCGTCCACACGGTGGACCAGTGGGGCTACACGGGTCTCGTGATCATGATGGCGGTCGAGTCCACGATCCTGCCGTTCCCGAGCGAGCTGGCGCTCATTCCCGCGGGCTACCTCGCGGCGCAGGGCAAGATGGACCCGGTCCTCGCGACGGTGTCGGGCGCCGTGGGCAGCCTGCTCGGCGCGTCGATCAACTACTTCGTCTCACTGTATTTCGGGCGGCCGGTGCTGGAGCGCATCGGGGCGTACGTGCGCGTGACTCCCGACAAGTTCGACGCGGCGGACCGCTACTTCGCGCGGCACGGCGAGATCACGACCTTCATCGGGCGGCTGATTCCCGGCATTCGCCACTTCATCTCCATTCCCGCCGGGGTCGCGCGCATGAACTACGCGCGCTTTGCGCTCTACACCACGCTCGGGGCCGGGCTGTGGAGCTCGGTGCTGGTGGGGATCGGGTACTGGGTGGGCAACAACGAGGCCCTCTGGCGCCCGATGCTCCACAAGGCGACCCTATGGCTGTTCGGGGGGATGGTCGTTCTGGTCGCGATCTACGTCTGGCGCCACCGCCGCCAACAGGCCGCTGATTGA